A single genomic interval of Camelina sativa cultivar DH55 chromosome 11, Cs, whole genome shotgun sequence harbors:
- the LOC104721340 gene encoding transcription factor bHLH63-like — protein sequence MNGAIEADYLLNYNTDMSVLERQRAHLKYLNPGFDSPLAGFFSDSSMINGGVIDGFLGTDGLNLPMIYGDTTVEGDPRLSISPETMIGTGNFKKRKLDTETKDCNGKKKKMMMSREDEVEEDDKSKLTEQYNGSTKSIKKMKNKAKKEENSYSNDSSKVTIQKTDYIHVRARRGQATDSHSIAERVRREKISERMKFLQDLVPGCDKITGKAGMLDEIINYVQSLQRQIEFLSMKLAVVNPRPDFDMDDIFAKEVASTPMTVVPSPEMVNSGYSHEMVNSGYSNEMVSSGYLHFNPMQQVDTTSSDPLSSCFNNGQAPSMWDSHVQNLYGSLGV from the exons ATGAATGGAGCTATAGAAGCTGATTATTTGCTCAATTATAATACGGACATGTCGGTCTTAGAGCGACAAAGGGCTCATCTCAAGTACCTCAATCCAGGCTTCGATTCTCCTCTCGCCGGCTTCTTCTCCGATTCTTCCATGATTAACGGCGGCGTGATTGACGGCTTTCTTGGGACGGACGGTTTGAATCTTCCGATGATCTATGGAGATACGACTGTGGAAGGTGATCCAAGACTCTCTATCTCGCCGGAAACTATGATTGGGACTGGAAATTTCAAGAAAAGGAAGCTTGATACAGAGACCAAG gattgtaatgggaagaagaagaagatgatgatgagcagAGAAgatgaagtagaagaagatgacaagtcCAAACTAACAGAACAATACAATGGGAGCACAAAAAGcatcaagaagatgaaaaacaaagccaagaaagaagaaaacagttACTCTAACGATTCATCAAAAGTGACGATACAGAAAACGGATTATATTCATGTTCGTGCACGACGAGGCCAAGCCACTGATAGTCACAGCATAGCAGAACGA GTtagaagagaaaagataagcGAGAGGATGAAGTTTTTACAAGATTTGGTTCCTGGTTGCGACAAGATCACAGGCAAAGCAGGGATGCTTGATGAAATCATTAACTATGTTCAGTCACTCCAGAGACAGATTGAG TTCTTATCGATGAAACTAGCAGTTGTGAATCCAAGGCCTGATTTCGATATGGATGACATTTTTGCCAAAGAG GTTGCCTCAACTCCAATGACAGTAGTGCCATCTCCTGAAATGGTTAATTCCGGTTATTCTCATGAGATGGTTAATTCCGGTTATTCTAATGAGATGGTTAGTTCCGGTTATCTCCATTTCAATCCAATGCAGCAAGTGGATACCACCAGTTCTGATCCACTGTCGTCATGCTTCAAC AATGGCCAAGCTCCTTCGATGTGGGACTCTCATGTGCAGAATCTTTATGGCAGTTTAGGAGTCTGA
- the LOC104721341 gene encoding 3-ketoacyl-CoA synthase 18-like has translation MTSVNAKLLYHYVLTNFFNLCLFPLTALLAGKASRLTSNDLYHFYSHLQHNLITVILLFAFTAFGLVLYIVTRPKPVYLVDYSCYLPPPHLKVSVSKAMDIFYQIRKADTSRNVACDDPSSLDFLRKIQERSGLGDETYSPQGLINVPPRKTFAASREETEQVIIGALDKLFENTKVNPREIGILVVNSSMFNPTPSLSAMVVNTFKLRSNIKSFSLGGMGCSAGVIAIDLAKDLLHVHKNTYALVVSTENITQGIYAGENRSMMVSNCLFRVGGAAILLSNKPGDRRRSKYKLCHTVRTHTGADDMSFRCVQQGDDESGKIGVCLSKDITVVAGIALKKNIATLGPLILPLSEKFLFLVTFIAKKLLKDKIKHYYVPDFKLAIDHFCIHAGGRAVIDVLEKSLGLSPIDVEASRSTLHRFGNTSSSSIWYELAYIEAKGRMKKGNRAWQIALGSGFKCNSAVWVALCNVKASANSPWEHCIDRYPVQIDSGSSKSDTHVKNGRT, from the coding sequence ATGACGTCCGTTAACGCAAAGCTCCTTTACCATTACGTTCTAACCAACTTTTTCAACCTTTGCTTGTTTCCGTTAACGGCGTTACTTGCCGGAAAAGCCTCTAGGCTTACCTCAAACGATCTCTACCACTTCTATTCCCATCTCCAACACAACCTTATAACCGTAATTTTACTCTTTGCTTTCACCGCTTTCGGTTTGGTTCTCTACATTGTAACCCGGCCCAAACCGGTTTACCTCGTTGACTACTCGTGCTACCTTCCACCACCGCATCTCAAAGTTAGTGTTTCCAAGGCGATGGATATTTTCTACCAAATAAGAAAAGCTGATACCTCACGGAACGTGGCATGCGATGATCCATCCTCGCTTGATTTCCTGAGGAAGATTCAAGAACGTTCAGGTCTAGGTGATGAAACCTACAGTCCCCAGGGACTCATTAACGTGCCCCCACGAAAGACCTTTGCAGCTTCACGTGAAGAGACAGAGCAGGTAATCATCGGTGCGCTAGATAAGCTATTCGAGAATACCAAAGTTAACCCTAGAGAAATTGGTATACTTGTGGTCAACTCAAGCATGTTTAATCCAACTCCTTCGCTATCTGCGATGGTCGTTAATACTTTCAAGCTTCGAAGCAACATCAAAAGCTTTAGTCTCGGAGGAATGGGTTGTAGTGCTGGTGTCATCGCCATTGATCTTGCAAAGGACTTGTTGCATGTTCATAAAAACACTTATGCACTTGTGGTGAGCACTGAGAACATCACTCAAGGCATTTATGCTGGCGAAAATAGATCCATGATGGTTAGCAATTGCTTGTTCCGTGTTGGTGGCGCAGCGATTTTGCTCTCCAACAAGCCAGGAGATCGGAGACGGTCCAAGTACAAGTTATGTCATACTGTTCGAACGCATACCGGAGCTGATGACATGTCTTTTCGATGTGTGCAACAAGGAGACGATGAGAGCGGTAAAATCGGAGTTTGTCTGTCAAAGGACATAACCGTTGTTGCGGGGATAGCGCTTAAGAAAAACATAGCAACGTTGGGTCCGTTGATTCTTCCTTTAAGCGAAAAATTTCTGTTTTTAGTAACCTTCATCGCCAAGAAACTTTTGAAGGACAAGATCAAGCACTATTACGTCCCGGATTTCAAGCTTGCTATTGACCATTTCTGTATTCATGCGGGAGGCAGAGCCGTGATCGATGTGCTTGAGAAGAGCTTAGGACTATCTCCAATCGATGTGGAGGCATCTAGATCAACGTTACACAGATTTGGGAATACTTCGTCTAGCTCAATTTGGTATGAATTGGCATACATAGAAGCAAAAGGAAGGATGAAGAAAGGGAATAGAGCTTGGCAGATTGCTTTAGGGTCAGGATTTAAGTGTAACAGTGCGGTTTGGGTGGCTCTATGCAATGTCAAGGCTTCGGCGAATAGTCCTTGGGAACATTGCATCGATAGATATCCGGTTCAAATTGATTCTGGTTCATCAAAATCAGATACTCATGTCAAAAACGGTCGGACCTAA